Proteins co-encoded in one Flavobacterium fluviale genomic window:
- a CDS encoding AIR synthase related protein — protein MSSDSSKRYAQRGVSASKEDVHNAIKNIDKGLFPQAFCKIVPDYLTQDSEHCLIMHADGAGTKSSLAYMYWRETGDLSVWKGIAQDALIMNIDDLLCVGATDNILLSSTIGRNKNLIPAEVISAIINGTEELINELKSFGVTIHSTGGETADVGDVVRTIIVDSTVTARMKRSDVVDNANIKAGDVIVGLASFGQASYEKSYNGGMGSNGLTSARHDVFGKYLAKKYPESYDAAVPEELIYSGQVNLTDEVENSPINAGQLVLSPTRTYAPIIKKILDKYTPKDIHGMVHCSGGAQTKILHFVQNLHVIKDNLFPVPPLFKLIQEQSKTDWKEMYQVFNCGHRMEIYVPENIAQDIIEISKSFNVDAQIVGRVEASEEKKLTITSEYGTFEY, from the coding sequence ATGAGTTCAGATTCTAGCAAAAGGTACGCGCAAAGAGGTGTTTCGGCATCAAAAGAAGACGTGCACAACGCCATAAAAAACATTGACAAAGGTTTATTTCCGCAGGCATTTTGTAAAATTGTTCCAGATTACTTAACACAAGATTCAGAGCACTGCCTTATTATGCACGCAGACGGAGCAGGAACAAAATCCTCTTTGGCTTATATGTATTGGAGAGAAACTGGAGATCTTTCAGTTTGGAAAGGAATTGCTCAGGATGCATTAATCATGAATATTGATGATTTATTATGTGTTGGTGCTACCGATAATATTTTACTTTCTTCAACAATTGGAAGAAATAAAAACCTAATTCCAGCTGAAGTTATTTCGGCAATTATCAACGGAACAGAAGAATTAATCAACGAATTAAAATCGTTTGGTGTAACTATTCATTCAACTGGAGGAGAAACTGCAGATGTTGGAGATGTAGTTCGTACTATTATTGTAGACTCTACGGTAACAGCACGCATGAAACGCAGTGATGTTGTAGATAATGCCAATATAAAAGCAGGAGACGTTATTGTAGGTTTGGCTTCTTTTGGTCAGGCTTCTTATGAAAAAAGCTATAACGGCGGAATGGGAAGTAACGGACTTACATCAGCACGTCACGACGTTTTCGGGAAATATTTGGCTAAAAAATATCCAGAAAGTTATGATGCAGCAGTTCCAGAAGAATTAATCTATTCAGGACAAGTTAATTTGACTGATGAAGTAGAAAATAGTCCAATCAATGCTGGACAATTGGTACTTTCTCCAACAAGAACGTACGCGCCAATCATCAAGAAAATTTTAGATAAATATACACCAAAAGATATTCACGGAATGGTGCACTGCAGTGGAGGAGCGCAGACAAAAATTCTTCATTTCGTGCAGAATTTACATGTAATAAAAGACAATTTGTTTCCAGTTCCGCCATTATTCAAGTTAATTCAAGAGCAGTCAAAAACAGATTGGAAAGAAATGTATCAAGTTTTCAACTGTGGTCATAGAATGGAAATTTATGTTCCAGAAAATATTGCACAAGATATTATTGAAATCTCAAAATCATTCAATGTTGATGCGCAAATCGTTGGTAGAGTAGAAGCTTCAGAAGAGAAGAAACTTACTATTACAAGCGAATACGGAACATTTGAATATTAA
- a CDS encoding alpha/beta hydrolase, which translates to MKKFKMLLSAFLLCMTTMTYAAKVDTLQVASTAMGKTYKAAVVLPNSYSKSKTAFPVMYLLHGAYGHFSDWLKNTPNKKLVHGLADQYNIIIVMPEGETFSFYLDSPVNKESQFETFITQEVIQKVDKTYRTISNRNGRVITGLSMGGHGALYLSGRHPDLFCAAGSMSGAVDMSVMLNRDSSAQVVKLMQPVFGDKSGSTELYEQNSVLRMADKLKSNKLPIIIDCGVDDFLIEPNRELHRRLVYNKVDHDYTERPGAHTWDYWENSLPYHVLFFNKILLKNQVPAKK; encoded by the coding sequence ATGAAGAAATTTAAAATGCTATTGTCTGCCTTTTTGCTTTGCATGACCACTATGACATACGCCGCAAAAGTAGACACTTTACAAGTTGCCAGCACCGCTATGGGTAAAACCTACAAAGCTGCGGTTGTTTTACCCAATTCTTACTCAAAAAGTAAAACGGCTTTTCCAGTCATGTATTTATTACACGGAGCTTACGGACATTTTAGTGACTGGCTTAAAAATACTCCGAACAAAAAATTAGTTCACGGTTTGGCCGATCAATACAATATCATTATTGTAATGCCCGAAGGAGAAACGTTTAGTTTTTATTTAGACAGTCCAGTAAATAAAGAAAGTCAGTTTGAGACATTTATTACGCAGGAAGTTATTCAAAAAGTAGATAAAACATACAGAACAATTAGCAATAGAAATGGAAGAGTTATTACAGGTCTTTCTATGGGCGGACACGGCGCCTTATATTTGTCTGGAAGGCATCCCGACTTATTTTGCGCTGCAGGAAGTATGAGCGGAGCGGTAGATATGAGTGTGATGCTTAACAGAGATTCATCTGCGCAAGTGGTCAAATTAATGCAGCCTGTTTTTGGAGATAAAAGCGGCAGCACAGAATTGTACGAGCAAAACTCTGTTTTAAGAATGGCTGATAAATTGAAATCTAATAAATTACCGATAATTATAGATTGTGGTGTAGACGATTTTTTAATAGAACCAAACAGAGAACTTCATAGAAGATTGGTTTATAATAAAGTTGATCATGATTACACAGAGCGTCCAGGAGCACATACTTGGGATTATTGGGAAAACTCATTGCCTTATCATGTTTTATTTTTTAATAAAATTCTACTTAAAAATCAGGTACCTGCGAAAAAATAA
- a CDS encoding AraC family transcriptional regulator codes for MKTIAPALEVITNSYGSSFTYTKHAEKTNSKAHLWHYHPEIELVYINGGAGKRQIGSHVSYYTNGSLLLIGANLPHCGFTNENTGNTNETVIHIKPEFLGSDFFVAPEMKKVQNILNQAKGGIAFGGETKKRIGKKIEMMENEPPFQRLITLLSVLDELESAEDYTILNADGFSLELQTQDNDRINVVFNFVKDHFQESISIDEVSSLVSMTTPSFCRYFKKISNKTFTEFVNEYRLVHASKLLAEQPMSINEVCYESGFNNFSHFSKSFKQYTGKSASQYRHEHKIIIS; via the coding sequence ATGAAGACAATTGCCCCAGCTCTTGAAGTGATAACTAACTCATACGGAAGTTCTTTTACCTACACTAAACACGCCGAAAAGACCAATAGCAAAGCTCATTTATGGCATTATCATCCAGAGATTGAGTTGGTTTATATTAACGGCGGGGCTGGAAAAAGACAAATAGGAAGCCATGTTTCTTATTACACGAATGGTAGTTTACTTTTAATAGGAGCCAATTTGCCCCATTGCGGTTTTACAAATGAAAATACAGGTAATACAAATGAAACTGTAATTCATATTAAACCTGAATTTTTAGGAAGCGATTTTTTTGTTGCTCCTGAAATGAAAAAAGTGCAGAATATTTTGAATCAGGCTAAAGGCGGAATTGCTTTTGGAGGTGAAACAAAAAAAAGAATAGGAAAGAAAATTGAAATGATGGAGAATGAACCTCCGTTTCAACGTTTGATCACACTTTTGAGTGTTTTGGACGAATTGGAATCGGCTGAGGATTATACCATTTTAAATGCTGACGGATTTTCATTAGAGTTACAGACTCAGGATAACGACCGTATTAATGTGGTTTTTAATTTTGTGAAAGATCATTTTCAGGAATCTATTTCGATCGATGAAGTCTCAAGTTTGGTAAGTATGACAACACCATCTTTCTGTCGTTATTTTAAAAAGATATCCAATAAAACATTTACTGAATTTGTGAATGAATACCGTTTGGTTCATGCTTCAAAGCTTTTGGCAGAACAACCAATGAGTATCAATGAAGTATGCTACGAAAGCGGATTTAATAATTTCAGCCACTTTAGTAAATCATTTAAACAATATACAGGTAAAAGCGCGTCGCAATACCGACATGAGCATAAGATTATAATTAGCTAG
- a CDS encoding FimB/Mfa2 family fimbrial subunit → MKKIAKLSLVAALLFTGISTYAIDGNGEFNLHVLKANGKLITFALNKVQKANLAIYDKDGTLIYSESASGKEGILRTFSLEEFPEGTYFLVVEDNVKKAKYEITITDNAALSRTAISSVYKPGFAKNTSVAAR, encoded by the coding sequence ATGAAAAAGATTGCAAAATTGAGTTTAGTAGCAGCGTTGCTATTCACAGGAATAAGCACTTACGCAATTGACGGAAATGGAGAATTTAATCTTCACGTATTAAAAGCTAATGGAAAACTGATCACTTTCGCACTTAATAAAGTACAGAAAGCCAATTTAGCTATTTATGACAAAGACGGAACTTTAATTTATTCTGAAAGCGCTTCAGGTAAAGAAGGAATTTTAAGAACTTTCAGCTTAGAAGAATTCCCAGAAGGAACTTATTTTTTAGTAGTTGAAGACAACGTAAAAAAAGCAAAATACGAGATTACAATAACTGATAATGCAGCTTTATCAAGAACTGCAATTTCTTCAGTTTACAAACCAGGTTTTGCAAAAAATACAAGCGTTGCTGCACGTTAA
- a CDS encoding T9SS type A sorting domain-containing protein, with translation MKKIVRLSLVAALLFTGISTYAIDGTAEFNLHVLKANGKLITFGLNQTQKANLSIYDKDGSLIYSETASGKDGILRTFSLEEFPEGTYFLEVEDNMKKSKYEIKVTDNISVLSQNAVSSVYKAGFEKNTSVATR, from the coding sequence ATGAAAAAGATTGTTAGATTGAGTTTAGTTGCTGCATTGCTTTTCACAGGAATTAGCACATATGCAATTGATGGAACGGCGGAGTTTAATCTTCACGTATTAAAAGCTAATGGAAAATTAATCACTTTCGGTCTTAATCAGACTCAGAAAGCTAATTTATCTATTTACGATAAAGATGGATCTCTTATTTATTCTGAAACAGCTTCAGGTAAAGATGGAATCTTGAGAACTTTCAGCTTAGAAGAATTTCCAGAAGGAACTTACTTCTTAGAAGTAGAGGACAATATGAAAAAATCAAAATACGAAATTAAAGTAACTGATAACATTTCTGTATTATCTCAAAATGCAGTTTCTTCGGTTTATAAAGCAGGTTTCGAAAAAAACACAAGTGTGGCAACACGCTAA
- a CDS encoding TerC family protein: MIVWTLFLLAVVFILALDLGVFNKTPHIISTKEASKWTLVWVTLSFLFSGVIYWLYTTDYIDNPDALKPSVAAMKFITGYLIELSLSVDNIFVIAIIFASFKIPQKYQHRVLFWGILGAIVFRGLMIFFGVMLINKFTWTTYVFGIFLIFTAVKMLFSGEDEDFHPKDSFVYKTLGKIIPITSHMEHEKFFILTETGKKAATPLFVALIVIEVMDVLFAVDSVPAILAITSDPFLVFSSNIFAILGLRSMYFFLANMLAKFSYLEYSLVAILAFVGLKMLLHDFFHVPEWASLGFIALSLLVGILVSLKFGEEKVLTDSEKE; this comes from the coding sequence ATGATAGTCTGGACTCTCTTTTTACTTGCTGTAGTTTTTATTCTTGCGTTAGACTTAGGTGTCTTCAACAAAACGCCACATATTATTAGTACAAAAGAAGCCAGCAAATGGACCTTGGTTTGGGTCACTTTATCATTTCTTTTTTCGGGAGTAATTTATTGGCTTTACACAACAGATTATATTGATAACCCAGATGCATTAAAACCTTCGGTAGCAGCCATGAAGTTTATTACTGGTTATTTAATTGAACTATCACTAAGCGTAGACAACATTTTTGTAATTGCCATTATTTTTGCTTCTTTTAAAATTCCGCAAAAGTACCAGCACCGTGTTTTGTTCTGGGGAATCTTGGGCGCCATTGTTTTCCGCGGTTTAATGATTTTCTTTGGCGTAATGCTGATCAATAAATTTACCTGGACTACCTATGTCTTTGGAATTTTCTTAATATTTACCGCTGTAAAAATGCTGTTTTCTGGCGAAGACGAAGATTTTCATCCAAAAGATTCTTTCGTATACAAGACATTAGGAAAAATTATTCCAATTACTTCTCATATGGAGCATGAGAAATTCTTCATTTTAACCGAAACAGGAAAAAAAGCCGCTACTCCGCTTTTCGTTGCTTTGATTGTAATTGAAGTTATGGACGTTCTTTTCGCCGTAGACAGTGTTCCTGCAATTTTAGCGATAACTTCAGATCCTTTTTTAGTATTCAGTTCTAATATTTTTGCTATTCTTGGACTGCGTTCAATGTATTTCTTCTTAGCCAATATGCTGGCGAAATTCAGTTATTTAGAATACAGTTTAGTGGCTATTTTAGCTTTTGTGGGATTAAAAATGCTGTTGCATGATTTCTTCCACGTTCCAGAATGGGCTTCTTTAGGATTTATCGCTTTATCACTTTTAGTTGGGATTTTAGTTTCTTTAAAATTCGGAGAAGAAAAAGTACTTACAGATTCAGAGAAAGAATAA
- a CDS encoding M949_RS01915 family surface polysaccharide biosynthesis protein: MKKIFLFLVFINSTLNFAQKIESYKLTKEQIIQRELDQITDFPIYKAIEYQDKGGVYDLVFTENQKNISKKDTLNTKIQAICVMNDHGGFLEKWRINDLLEDYIPKETTIWFWTKYCTLKDLDGDGYIEPIIVYGSKTEYGEVRRVKIITVYKNKKYVIRAVECDLDDCRSFTKDTAWNTLPQKVKTYVDQLVIKLRKEQNLLLKDG, translated from the coding sequence ATGAAAAAGATATTTTTGTTCCTTGTTTTTATTAATTCAACTCTCAATTTCGCTCAAAAAATTGAAAGTTATAAGTTGACAAAAGAGCAGATTATACAAAGAGAACTTGATCAGATTACAGATTTCCCAATTTACAAAGCAATTGAATATCAAGATAAAGGAGGAGTTTATGATTTGGTTTTCACCGAGAATCAAAAAAACATTTCTAAAAAAGACACGCTGAATACCAAAATACAAGCAATTTGTGTCATGAATGATCATGGCGGTTTTTTAGAAAAATGGAGAATCAATGATTTACTTGAAGATTATATTCCGAAAGAAACCACAATATGGTTTTGGACAAAATACTGTACACTTAAAGATCTTGACGGCGATGGTTATATTGAACCGATAATTGTTTACGGCTCTAAAACCGAATATGGCGAAGTACGCAGAGTAAAAATTATCACAGTTTACAAGAATAAAAAATATGTTATTCGCGCGGTTGAATGCGATTTAGATGATTGCAGAAGTTTTACGAAAGATACTGCTTGGAATACGCTTCCGCAGAAAGTAAAAACATATGTAGATCAATTAGTTATTAAACTGAGAAAAGAGCAGAATTTATTGTTGAAAGATGGTTAG
- a CDS encoding glutamine synthetase beta-grasp domain-containing protein — MAKIKLEYIWLDGYEPTQNLRSKTKVEEHDNFKGTLEELGNWSFDGSSTRQAEGGSSDCLLVPVAIYPDPTRINGWLVMCEVMYADGTPHPSNGRATIDDDNDDFWFGFEQEYFIMDTKTLLPLGFPVGGYPAPQGMYYCSVGGKNTHGRKLVEEHADLCIAAGINFEGINQEVACGQWEFQLFAKGAKKAGDEIWVARYLLDRLTEKYGYYIEYHPKPLGDTDWNGSGMHANFSNNVLRTCGDQATYERICEAFRPVTAEHIAVYGAYNDQRLTGKHETASIHDFSYGVSDRGCSIRIPLMTVQKGWKGWLEDRRPASNGDPYKIAARIIKTVNSAL; from the coding sequence ATGGCTAAAATTAAGTTAGAGTACATTTGGTTAGATGGATATGAACCAACTCAAAATCTTAGAAGTAAAACTAAAGTTGAAGAACATGATAACTTCAAAGGAACATTAGAGGAACTTGGAAACTGGTCATTTGATGGATCATCTACAAGACAAGCTGAAGGAGGTTCTTCTGACTGTTTATTAGTTCCAGTTGCAATTTATCCTGACCCAACTCGTATCAATGGATGGTTGGTAATGTGTGAAGTTATGTATGCTGATGGAACTCCACACCCTTCTAACGGTAGAGCTACAATTGATGATGATAATGATGATTTTTGGTTTGGATTCGAACAAGAGTATTTCATCATGGATACTAAAACTTTATTGCCATTAGGTTTCCCTGTTGGAGGTTATCCTGCTCCACAAGGTATGTACTACTGCTCTGTAGGTGGAAAAAACACTCACGGAAGAAAATTAGTTGAAGAACACGCTGATTTATGTATCGCTGCTGGAATTAACTTTGAAGGTATTAACCAAGAGGTTGCCTGCGGACAATGGGAATTTCAATTATTCGCTAAAGGTGCTAAAAAAGCTGGAGACGAAATCTGGGTTGCTCGTTACCTATTAGATCGTTTGACTGAGAAATATGGTTACTATATTGAATATCACCCAAAACCTCTAGGAGATACAGACTGGAATGGTTCTGGAATGCATGCTAACTTCTCTAACAATGTATTAAGAACATGTGGAGACCAAGCAACTTACGAAAGAATCTGTGAAGCTTTCCGTCCTGTTACTGCTGAACACATCGCTGTTTACGGAGCTTACAACGACCAACGTTTAACTGGTAAGCACGAAACTGCCTCTATCCACGATTTCTCTTATGGAGTTTCAGACAGAGGATGTTCTATCAGAATTCCTTTGATGACTGTTCAAAAAGGATGGAAAGGATGGTTGGAAGACAGAAGACCAGCTTCAAACGGAGATCCATACAAAATTGCTGCTAGAATTATCAAAACTGTTAACTCAGCGCTATAA
- a CDS encoding DUF3244 domain-containing protein: MKKIMKLSLVCAVLFTGMSTYAIDGNEALNLHVLKGNGKVIAFGINQLQKAVISIYDTNGNLIYTENASGKDGILRTFSLEEFPQGKYILEVADNFKKVKYDINVNANSSVLSSKGTTSIY, encoded by the coding sequence ATGAAAAAGATTATGAAATTAAGTTTAGTATGTGCAGTACTTTTTACTGGAATGAGTACTTATGCAATTGATGGAAATGAAGCACTAAATCTTCATGTATTAAAAGGAAATGGCAAGGTAATTGCATTTGGTATTAACCAACTTCAGAAAGCAGTTATTAGTATATATGATACAAATGGTAATTTAATCTACACTGAAAATGCTTCTGGTAAAGATGGTATCTTAAGAACATTCAGTTTAGAAGAATTTCCACAAGGAAAATACATTTTAGAAGTTGCTGACAATTTCAAAAAAGTAAAATACGACATTAACGTAAATGCAAATAGTTCTGTATTGTCTTCAAAAGGAACTACTTCAATTTACTAA
- a CDS encoding glutamine synthetase III family protein, which translates to MSTLRFQALKEASTRKPVHFEEIDRKSNLFGSNVFNEKAMKQYLTSDALKGVRDAIQHGTKIDRKLADYIAMGMKEWALAKGVTHYTHWFQPLTGTTAEKHDAFFDISYDGSDPVEKFGGAQLVQQEPDASSFPNGGIRNTFEARGYTAWDPTSPAFIYGTTLCIPTVFIAYTGEALDNKIPLLRALSAIDEAATEVCKYFDKNVKKVTATLGWEQEYFLIDKALANSRPDLMMTGRTLLGHTSAKGQQLDDHYFGSIPTRALTYMRDLEQECMLLGIPVKTRHNEVAPNQFELAPIFEETNLAVDHNSLLMDVMQRVAERHDFKVLFHEKPFKGVNGSGKHNNWSLATDTGVNLLSPSKTPMSNLQFLTFFINTIKAVNDYETLLRASIATASNDHRLGANEAPPAIISVFIGAQLSKVLSELESVTTGKLSPEEKTDLKLNVVGKIPDVLLDNTDRNRTSPFAFTGNKFEFRAVGSNSNCSNAMTTLNAIVAKQLKDFKNEVENLIESKDMKKDDAIFNVLREYIKQSKKILFEGDGYSDAWEKEAAKRGLSNFKTTPEAIKAKVSKQALELFEELGIFNHIEAEARYEIELEEYTKKIQIEGRVLGDISRNHVIPTAIRYQNTLIENVKGLKEIFGKEFETIASEQIVLIKEISGHIEGINSKVLAMTNERKKANQLTDAQKMAEAYCNKVKPYFEDIRNHCDKLELLVDDESWTLTKYRELLFTK; encoded by the coding sequence ATGTCAACATTACGTTTTCAAGCTTTAAAAGAAGCTTCTACAAGAAAGCCGGTACATTTTGAAGAGATTGATAGAAAATCGAATCTTTTTGGTTCAAATGTGTTTAATGAAAAAGCAATGAAGCAATATTTAACTTCGGATGCTTTAAAAGGAGTAAGAGATGCCATTCAACATGGAACGAAGATTGACAGAAAGCTGGCAGATTATATTGCGATGGGTATGAAAGAGTGGGCTCTTGCAAAAGGAGTTACACATTATACACACTGGTTTCAGCCTTTAACAGGAACGACGGCAGAAAAACATGACGCTTTTTTTGATATATCTTATGATGGAAGCGATCCTGTAGAAAAGTTTGGCGGCGCGCAGTTGGTACAACAGGAACCAGATGCATCAAGTTTTCCAAACGGCGGTATCAGAAATACATTTGAAGCTCGCGGATATACTGCCTGGGACCCAACTTCTCCTGCATTTATTTATGGAACAACATTGTGTATTCCGACAGTTTTTATTGCCTATACCGGTGAAGCTTTAGATAATAAAATACCTTTGTTAAGAGCATTATCTGCAATTGATGAAGCGGCTACAGAAGTTTGTAAATATTTTGACAAAAACGTAAAAAAAGTAACAGCAACTTTAGGCTGGGAACAGGAATATTTTTTAATTGATAAGGCTTTAGCAAATTCTCGTCCAGATTTAATGATGACTGGAAGAACTTTGTTAGGACATACTTCTGCAAAAGGACAGCAGTTAGACGATCATTATTTTGGATCTATTCCAACTCGTGCTCTTACTTATATGAGAGATTTGGAGCAGGAATGTATGTTGTTAGGAATTCCGGTAAAAACGCGTCATAACGAAGTTGCTCCCAATCAATTTGAATTGGCACCAATTTTTGAGGAAACGAATTTAGCAGTCGACCATAACTCTTTATTAATGGATGTAATGCAGAGAGTTGCAGAACGTCATGATTTTAAAGTATTATTTCACGAAAAGCCATTTAAAGGTGTAAACGGTTCTGGAAAACATAATAACTGGTCATTGGCAACAGATACTGGCGTTAATTTATTGAGTCCAAGTAAAACGCCAATGAGCAATTTACAGTTTTTGACTTTCTTTATTAATACGATAAAAGCGGTAAACGATTATGAAACTTTATTAAGAGCTTCTATCGCGACTGCTAGTAATGATCACAGATTAGGGGCAAATGAAGCGCCTCCGGCTATTATTTCTGTTTTCATTGGAGCACAATTATCAAAAGTATTATCAGAGCTTGAAAGTGTTACAACAGGAAAATTATCTCCAGAAGAAAAAACAGATCTAAAACTAAATGTTGTAGGTAAAATTCCAGACGTATTATTAGACAATACAGATCGTAATAGAACTTCGCCTTTTGCTTTTACAGGAAATAAATTTGAATTTAGAGCGGTTGGATCCAATTCAAACTGTTCGAATGCAATGACAACTTTGAATGCGATTGTGGCTAAACAATTGAAAGACTTTAAAAATGAAGTAGAAAATCTTATCGAGTCGAAAGACATGAAAAAAGATGATGCCATTTTTAATGTTTTAAGAGAGTACATTAAACAATCTAAAAAGATTCTTTTTGAAGGCGACGGTTACAGCGATGCTTGGGAAAAAGAAGCTGCAAAAAGAGGTTTGAGCAATTTTAAAACGACTCCAGAAGCGATTAAAGCTAAAGTTTCTAAGCAGGCATTAGAATTATTTGAAGAATTGGGGATTTTTAATCACATTGAAGCTGAGGCTCGTTACGAAATTGAATTAGAAGAATACACTAAAAAAATCCAGATTGAAGGAAGAGTTTTAGGAGATATTTCTAGAAATCACGTAATTCCAACTGCAATTCGTTATCAAAATACATTAATTGAAAACGTAAAAGGATTAAAAGAAATCTTCGGAAAAGAATTTGAAACTATTGCAAGTGAGCAGATTGTTTTAATTAAAGAAATTTCGGGTCATATAGAAGGTATAAATTCTAAAGTTTTGGCAATGACAAACGAAAGAAAGAAAGCAAACCAATTGACAGATGCACAAAAAATGGCAGAAGCATATTGCAATAAAGTAAAACCGTATTTTGAAGATATTCGTAATCACTGTGACAAATTAGAATTATTGGTTGATGACGAAAGCTGGACTTTAACTAAATACAGAGAATTATTATTCACTAAATAA
- a CDS encoding T9SS type A sorting domain-containing protein, whose protein sequence is MPTDIDETEDNYYLLRRIATYQNIQRASNTLKIVIRTIRNNNTICCDQTLIISPTNTIDQPSLIIGSDATPESNGYLKYQWQSQSIDNNTGNISNWTNITGATSKDYLPVPLVLVSVYDSRTRGNIWTTLTSYNYRRITVPQYYNGKSSYSNVIKLSAESYLYSIPSVIAYPNPATSIINFENSKGDVFFKIETNTVSITNINGSVVNLNNYSILSPTKISVDVSSLPAGTYFANFDTGDRRSIKVTFIKSN, encoded by the coding sequence ATGCCCACAGATATAGATGAAACAGAAGATAATTATTATTTACTTAGACGAATTGCAACTTATCAAAACATTCAAAGAGCAAGCAATACTTTAAAAATTGTAATAAGAACAATTCGTAACAACAACACTATTTGTTGTGACCAAACCCTTATAATATCGCCTACAAATACTATCGATCAACCAAGTTTAATTATCGGCTCAGATGCAACACCTGAATCAAATGGATATTTAAAATATCAATGGCAAAGTCAATCAATCGATAACAACACTGGCAACATTAGCAATTGGACAAATATAACTGGAGCAACATCAAAAGATTACTTACCTGTACCACTTGTACTTGTTTCCGTTTATGATTCTCGCACGAGAGGAAACATATGGACAACTTTAACATCATACAATTATAGACGAATTACCGTTCCACAGTATTACAACGGAAAATCATCCTACAGCAATGTAATAAAATTATCTGCAGAAAGCTACTTATACTCGATACCCAGCGTAATTGCATACCCAAATCCCGCTACATCCATTATAAATTTTGAAAATAGTAAGGGAGATGTTTTCTTTAAAATAGAAACAAACACAGTAAGCATAACCAATATAAATGGATCAGTAGTAAATTTAAATAATTACTCAATATTAAGCCCTACTAAAATCAGCGTAGATGTTTCCAGCTTACCAGCTGGAACTTATTTTGCAAATTTTGATACTGGAGACCGCAGAAGCATAAAAGTTACATTCATAAAAAGCAATTAA